The sequence below is a genomic window from Denitratisoma sp. DHT3.
GAAGCCACCGTCACGGTGGCGCGGGCCTGCATGGAACAGGCGGAGAAGTTCGCCGCGAGGAGCAAAGCATGAGACCTGAAAACGCCCAGGTTTCGGGTACTCGTCGGGCGATCGGATCGGCGGCCCGCATCCAGAATGTCGCCATGCCGCCCGCCACTTTCAGTCACCCGTCGCGCGACCAGACATCATGAAACATAAAGTCCGTCGTATCCATTTCGTCGGCATCGGCGGCTCCGGGATGAGCGGCATCGCCGAGGTGCTGGCCAACCAGGGCTTCCAGGTGAGCGGCTCCGACCTGGCGGCCAGCGCGGCCACCGCCCGCCTGGCCGATCTCGGCGTCGCCATCGGCATCGGCCACGACCCCGCGCGGGTGACCGACGCCGACGCCGTGGTGGTGTCCACCGCCGTCAAGGAGGACAACCCCGAGGTCGTGGCGGCGCGGGAACGCCATATCCCGGTGGTGCCGCGGGCGCAGATGCTGGCCGAGCTGATGCGCTTCAAGCAGGGCATCGCGATCGCCGGCGCCCACGGCAAGACCACCACCACCAGCCTGGTCGCCAGCGTCCTCGCGGCCGGCGCGCTGGACCCCACCTTCGTCATCGGCGGCCGCCTCAACTCGGCCGGCGCCAATGCCCGCCTGGGTCAGGGCGAGTTCCTGGTGGCCGAAGCCGACGAGTCCGACGCCTCGTTCCTCTTCCTGTCGCCGATGGTCTCGGTGGTGACCAACATCGACGCCGACCACATGGAGACCTACGGCCACGATTTCGGCCGCCTCAAGCAGACCTTCGTCGACTTCCTGCACCGCCTGCCGTTCTACGGCGTCGCGGTGCTGTGCATCGACGATCCCCACGTGCGCGAGATCATGCCCCGGGTGTCGAAGCAGATCATCACCTACGGCCTGGCCCCGGAGGCCAACGTGCGCGCCGAGAACATCGTCGCCGAGGGCGGCACGATGCGCTTCGACTGCGTGCGGGAGAACGGCAGCACGGTGCGCTTCCCGGTGGTGCTGAACCTGCCGGGCGTCCACAACGTGCAGAACGCCCTGGCGGTGATCGCCGTCGCCACCGAGGTCGGCGTGCCCGACGCGGTGATCGTCGCCGCCCTGGCCGAGTTCAAGGGCGTGGGGCGGCGCTTCCAGCGCTACGGCGAAGTGCCCCTGGCGGCCGGAGGCAGCTTCACCCTGATCGACGACTACGGCCACCATCCGGCCGAAATGGCGGCCACGCTGGCCGCCGCCCGCGGCGCCTTCCCCGGCCGGCGCATCGTGCTGGCCTTCCAGCCGCACCGCTACACCCGCACGCGCGACTGTTTCGAGGACTTCGTCAAAGTCCTGTCAGAGGCGGATGCCCTGCTGCTGACCGAAGTCTATGCCGCCGGCGAGCCCCCCATCATCGCCGCCGACAGCCGCTCCCTGGCCCGGGCCGTGCGCGTCGTCGGCCGGGTGGAACCGGTATTCGTCGAGGACATCGCGGCGCTGCCCCAGGCGATCCTGGAGACGGCGCGCGACGGCGACGTGGTGATGACCATGGGCGCCGGCTCCATCGGCGCCGTTCCGGGGAAATTGAGCCATGGCTGAATTGTCGTCCGCCCCGCTGCGCGGCACGTTCCGTCGCGACGAGCCCATGGCGCGCCACGTGTCCTGGCGCTCCGGGGGGCCGGTGGCCAAGGCCTATTTCCCGGCGGACCTGGACGACCTGGCGGTTTTCCTGCGCCGGCTGCGCCACGACGAACCCCTGCTGCTGGTCGGCCTGGGGTCGAATCTGCTGGTGCGGGACGCCGGATTCGAAGGCACGGCGATCTTCACCCATGGCGCGCTCGACGAGCTGCGCCAGGAAGCCGACGGCTCGCTGTATGTCGGCGCCGGCGTGGCCGCGCCCAAGCTGGCCCGCTTCGCCGCCAACCGGAACCTAGCCGGCGCCGAGTTCCTGGCGGGCATTCCCGGCACCCTGGGCGGCGCGCTGGCGATGAACGCCGGCTGCCATGGCGGCGAGACCTGGAACCACGTGCAGCGCGTGCTGATGCTGAACCGGCGCGGGCGCCTGATCGAGCGCGGTCCGGAGGACTTCGCCGTCGGCTATCGCCACGTCGGTCTCAAGGCCAGCGCCGACGAGATCTTCGCCGGCGCCTGGCTGCGCTTTCCCGCCGGCGACGGCGCCGCGGCGCGCGCGCGCATCCGCGCGCTGCTGGAGGCGCGGATCGCCAGCCAGCCGCTGCAACTGCCCAATGCCGGATCGGTGTTCCGCAATCCGCCGGGCGACCACGCGGCCAGGCTGATCGAAGCGGCCGGGCTCAAGGGCCATGGCGTGGGCGGCGCGCGGGTATCCGAAAAGCACGCGAATTTCATTGTTAATCCGGACGGCAAGGCGCGAGCTTCCGAGATAGAAATGTTAATTGGCCGGATCCAGGCCGAAGTACAGCGCAAGTATGCGATTCAGTTGATTCGCGAGGTGCGGATCGTAGGCGGAGAGCGGCAGTGAGCGGCGTCAATTTTGGCAAGGTGGCGGTGATGTTCGGCGGCGACTCCGCCGAGCGCGAGGTTTCATTGAAAAGCGGCTCCGCCGTGCTCAAGGCATTGCGCACGGCGGGCGTGGACGCCCATGCGTTCGACCCGCGCGAGAAACCCCTTTCCGCCCTGCGCGAGGAGCACTTCCAGCGCGCCTTCATCGCCATGCACGGCCGCGGCGGCGAGGACGGCAGCCTGCAGGGCGCCCTGGAACTGATGGGCATCCCCTACACCGGCAGCGGCGTGCTGGCCTCGGCGCTGGCGATGGACAAGTGGCGTACCAAGCTGGTGTGGCAGGCGGCGGGGATTCCGGTGCCGGAATACGCCGTGCTCGACGCCGCCAGCGACTTCGCCGCGGTCGAACGGCGCCTGGGCCTGCCGCTGTTCGTCAAGCCGGCCAACGAAGGCTCCTCGATCGGCATCAGCAAGGTCAAGCAGCCCGGCGGCCTGAAGGCGGCCTACCAGGAGGCGGCCCGCCACGACCCGATCGTGCTGGCCGAGCGTTTCCTGGCCGGCGGCGAATTCACCGTCGGCATCCTGGGCGACCGGGCGCTGCCGGTGATCCGCATCGTGCCCAGCGGCGAGTTCTACGACTACGAAGCCAAGTATCTGCGCGACGACACCGAGTACCGCATCCCCAGCGGCCTGCCGCCCGAACGGGAACAGGAGATGCAGCAGATCGCGCTGCGGGCGTTCGCCATCCTGGGCGGCCGCGGCTGGGGCCGGGTGGACCTGATGCAGGACGATGCCGGCCGCGTCTATGCCCTGGAGGTCAACACCTCGCCCGGCATGACCGACCATTCGCTGGTGCCCATGGCGGCGCGGGCGGCCGGGATCGGCTTCGAGCAGCTGGTGCTGCAGGTGCTGCGGGAGGCGACGCTTGGCTAAGTCCAGCCGCCCCTCGCGTCCCGCCCGTCCGCAAAAGCCGGCGGCCGACGGCTTCTGGGACAAGCCGCCGTTGATGAATCTCGTTTCCGACCTGCTGCTGCTGGCCGGCATCGCCTCCCTGGCCTGGGCGGGACTCCACGCCTTCCAGCGTTTGCCCCTGTTCCCGCTGCGCCAGGTGGTGATCCAGGGCGAACTGCAGCAGGTGACCCGGATGCAGTTGGAGTACGCGGTGAAGGGTTCGGTGAGCGGCAATTTCTTCACCGTGAATCTGGAGAGCGTGCGCGGCGCCTTCGAGAAGCTGCCCTGGGTGCGCCGCGCCGAGGTGCGCCGGGTCTGGCCCGACGCACTGGAACTGACCATCGAGGAGCAGAAGGCGGTGGCGCGCTGGCGCCGCAGCGACGGCGAGTACCGGCTGGTCAATCACCTGGGCGAGGTCTTCATCGCCGCGGCGGAGCAGGATCTGCCGGATTTCTCCGGCCCGGAGGGCAGCGCCGCGCAGATTCTGGAACGCTACCGGGAGTTCAGCGCCGCGCTGACGGAAATCGGCCACCAGGCGCGGGCCGTGCACCTCTCCCCCCGCCAGGCCTGGCAGTTGCGCCTGGACGACGGCCTGGTGCTGGAACTGGGCAGGGAAGAGGCCAAGCACCCGGTAAAGGAGCGTCTGGAGCGTTTCGCCGCCAATTATCGGGAGACCCTGCAGCTCACCCGTTCCGCCCCCGGAATGATCGACATGCGCTATCCCAATGGCTTCGCCCTGCGAAGCGGCCACGCTGACAAGGCACCACAGACATGAGCAAGGAAACCAAGGATTTGATCGTCGGCCTCGACATCGGCACCTCCAAGATCGTCGCCATCGTCGCCGAGCTGGATGCCGAAGGCCGGCTCGGGCTGCTCGGCACCGGCAGCCAGGATTCCGATGGTCTGAAGAAGGGCATGGTGGTCAACATCGAGGCCACGGTCAATTCCATCTCGCGCGCGATTCAGGAAGTGGAACTGATGACCGGCTGCAAGATCAAGGAGGTCTATACCGGCATCGCCGGCAGCCACATCAAGAGCAAGGACTCCAACGGCATGGCCGTGGTGAAGGACAAGGAGGTCGCCCAGTACGACGTGGCCCGCGCCATCGAGGCGGCCAACGCCACACCGATCTCCGCCGACGACCAGATCCTGCACACCCTGGTGCAGGAGTTCATCGTCGACGGCCAGGACGGTGTCAAGGAACCCATCGGCATGGACGCGCGGCGCCTCGAGGTCAAGGTGCACCTGGTGACCGGCGCCGTGACGGCGGTGCAGAACATCGTCAAATGCGTGCATCGCTGCGGCCTGGAGGTGGTGGACCTGGTGCTGCAGCCGTTGGCCTCAGGCTACGCGGTGTTGACCGACGACGAAAAGGACGTCGGGGTCTGCCTGGTGGACATCGGCGGCGGCACCACCGACGTCGCCATCTTCACCCAGGGGGCGATCCGCCACACGGCGGTGATCCCGATCGCCGGCGACCAGATCACCTCGGACATCGCCATCGCGCTGCGCACCTCGACCCAGGACGCCGAGGAGATCAAGCTGAGCTACGGCGTGGCCCTGCAGCAGCTGGCCGATCCGGAGGAAATGCTGGAAGTGCCGGGCGTGGGCGAGCGTCCGTCCACCACCCTGTCGCGGCAGACCCTGGCCGGCTTCATCCAGCCGCGGGTGGAGGAGATTTTCCAGAAAGTGCACGAAGAGGTCATCCGCAGCGGCTACGAGCGTCTGCTGCGGGCCGGCATCGTGCTCACCGGCGGCTCGTCGCAGATGCCGGGCATGACCGCGCTGGGCGAGGAGATCTTCCACAACACGGTGAAGCTGGGCATGCCGCATTACGAGGGCAACCTGAAGGACATGGTGCGTAACCCCCGCTACTCGACAGCGATGGGGCTGCTGCTGGAAGGCCAGGCCCAGCGCAAGCGAGGCCTGAAAGCCCGCGACACCCGCTCCTTGCGCCAGGTCCTGAGCCGGATGCGGTCGTGGTTCGAGAAGAATTTTTAGGTCCAGGGGCCAGGGCGATTTCGGGGAATGAAATCAACATTCTTCTTTATTCCCCCGATGCGCCCTGAGTTGTGCGTGTTGAAATCGATTTGTGGCTATTGAAGGAGGCGAGCATGTTTGAACTGCAAGAAATCACGGCGGAGCTGGATCCGAACCGTACCGTGATCAAGGTGATCGGGGTCGGCGGCGCCGGCGGCAACGCCGTCGAGCACATGATCCGCGAGAATGTCCAGGGCGTGGAATTCATCTGCGCCAATACCGACGCCCAGGCGCTGAAGCACTCCAGCGCCGGCACCCGGTTGCAACTGGGCCCGGGTCTGGGCGCCGGCGGCAAGCCGGACAAGGCGAAGGAGCTGGCCGAGGCCGAGCGGGCGCAGATCGCCGCCGCCCTCGACGGCGCCCACATGGCCTTCATCACCGCCGGCATGGGCGGCGGCACCGGCACCGGCGCCGCGCCCATCGTCGCCGAGGTGGCGCGGGAAATGGGCATCCTGACCGTCGCCGTGGTGACCAAGCCCTTCGACTTCGAGGGCAAGCGCCTGCGCCTGGCCGAGGAAGGGCTGACCGAACTGGCGCAGAACGTCGATTCACTGATCGTGGTGCTCAACGAGAAGCTGATGGAAGTGCTCGGCGAGGACGTGGGCATGAAGGACGCCTTCAAGGCCGCCGACAACGTGCTCAAGAACGCGGTCGGCGGCATCGCCGAAATCATCAACGTGCCCGGCCTGGTCAACGTGGACTTCGAGGACGTCAAGACCGTCATGGGCGAAATGGGCAAGGCGATGATGGGTTCCGCCATCGCCGCCGGCGTGGACCGCGCCCGCATCGCCGCCGAACAGGCCGTGGCCAGCCCGCTGCTGGAAGGCATCGAACTCTCCGGCGCGCGCGGGGTGCTGGTCAACATCACCGCCAACCACTCCCTGGGCATGAAGGAGGTCAAGGAGGTGATGAGCACCATCCGCACCTATGCCGCCGAGGACGCCGAGGTCATCTTCGGTACCGTGTTCGACGATTCCATGGAAGACAATCTGCGGGTGACGGTGGTCGCCACCGGCCTCGGGGTCAAGGCCGGGGCCGGCAAGCGCCAGCAGCCGATCCTGAAACCCGTGGAAAGCCTGGCGATGGGCCTGCGCACCGGCACCTACGATGCGGCCGGCGAAGTCATGGACGACGCGGGCTCGGCGATGCCCCAGGTGTTCCACGGCCGGGCCCGCAACACCTCGGTCCGGGACATGGAAGCCAGCGGCATGGACAAGTACGACATTCCCGCCTTCCTGCGCCGCCAGGCCGACTAAGCAGCCCCCGCCCGCGCATGGCCTACGCCATGTGTCGCCACGCCGCCCCGGACGATCGCCTCCGTCCGGGGCGGCGTGTGCGTTAAAATGAGGCAATCATGCTCAAACAGCGCACCCTCAAATCCCTGATCAAGACCACCGGCGTCGGCCTTCATTCCGGCGCCAAGGTGGCGTTGACCCTGAGACCCGCGGCGCCCGGCACGGGCATCGTGTTCCGGCGCGTGGACCTGGAGCCGGTGGTGGAATTGCGCGCCGATCCCTTCGGCGTCGGCGACACCCGCATGGCCTCCTGCCTGGAACGGGACGGCGCCAAGGTGGGCACGGTGGAACACCTGATGTCGGCGCTCGCCGGGCTGGGTATCGACAATGTCTATGTCGATGTCGATGCCGCCGAGATTCCCATCATGGACGGGTCGGCGGCGCCTTTCGTCTTCCTGCTGCAATCGGCGGGAATCGAGGAGCAGGCGGCCGCCAAGAAGTTTCTGCGGGTGAAAAGGACGGTGGAAGTGAAGGAAGGCGACAAGTGGGCGCGCCTGGAACCCTACGACGGCTTCCGCCTCTCATTTTCCATCGTATTCAGCCATCCGGCGGTGGATCAGACCGGCACCTCGGTCACCATCGACTTCGCCGAGGACTCCTATATCCGCGAAGTGGCGCGCGCCCGTACCTTCGGCTTCACCCAGGATGTCGAGGCCTTGCGGGAACAGGGGCTGGCGCTCGGCGGCAGCCTGGGCAACGCCATCGTGATGGACGAATACCGGGTGCTCAACACCGACGGCCTGCGCTACGCCGACGAGTTCGTCAAGCACAAGGTGCTGGACGCGGTGGGCGACCTCTATCTGGCCGGCCACCCGCTGTTGGCGGCCTTCTCCGCCCACAAGTCGGGGCATGCGATGAACAACCGCCTGCTGCGTGCCTTGCTGGCGGACGCCGAGGCCTGGGAATTCGTCAGCTTCGAGGACGACGCCAGGACGCCGGCGCGGATCGCGCACCTCTATCCCCGACCGGCTTGACGCCTTCCCTATTCCGATCCCATTGATTCCCGCAGTCTCCGCCGGGACAACGGCGCCCGTTCCAGGAATCGCTGCAAGGCGCTCCTGAGCGGAGAATCGGCGGGCAGGCGGGCCTGCAGCCCGCCCAGGCCCGCCCGGGTGCGCTCTCCCAAGGCCGCGGCGACGGGGTGACGTTGATCGGTGCGCGCGGTCGGGTCGGGTTGCACTTTGATCTGGATTTCGTTAACCTGCACCCCCGCTTCACGAAAAACGTCGGCCAGACGAGGCCCCAACTGCCTGATCTTGGCCGCCACCGCACCGCTTCCGGCGTGGATAACGACCTTCCCCAACCGAAGATTGGCCACACGGCCATAACGCGCCAGCGCAGGGGGAATGGCGCGTTCGAAGATGCACTGCAGTTTCAGCAATTTCTGCGCATGGGCCGAGAACTGCGCCAACGAGGGATCGGCCTCCAGGTACTGAGTCAGTTGCTGCGCATGTCTACGTCGGGAAGGAGGATCGCGTTGCATATCATTCTCGTCTCAAATCGTCTGGCCACGGCCAAGACTATAACCCTCACGCCGAGCAAGCTGTTGCTGGCGGGCATGTTGTTCGCCCTCCTGATCCTGGCGCTTTCCTCGCTGTTCTCCTACCTGACGGTACGCCACGCGGCCAATCTGCGCCTGCCGATTCTGCAGGACATGCTGCGCACGGTGAGTGTGGAGGAGAACCAGCGCAGCTACGAATATCTCCGCTCCATGGCCATCAAGCTGGGGGAGATGCAGGCCCAGATCACCCGCCTGGATTTCCTCAGCGAACGCCTGGCCCGCCTGACCGGCGCGCGCCTGCCGGAGAACAAGGCCGACGCCGCCGGACGCGGCGGTCCGCTGCGCCAGGCAACCCCGCTTTCGGCTGTCGATTTGCAGCGGGATCTGGAAGCCCTGACCCAGCAGGTGGAACTGCGGACCGACTCGCTGTCTCAGCTCGAGGCCAGGGTCTTCGAGCAGCGCATGCGGCAGAAATTCCTGCCCACCTCGCTGCCGGTCCACGCGCAATGGAACGCATCGACCTTCGGCTGGCGCATCGACCCCTTCACCGGTTCCCGCGCCATGCACGAAGGCGTGGACTTTTCCGCCGAGGTGGGCACGCCGATCATGGCCGCGGCCGCCGGAGTCGTGGCGATGGCCGAATACCACCCCGAATATGGCAACGTGATCGAAATCGATCACGGCAACGATTTCTCCACCCGCTATGCCCATGCCTCCAAGCTGCTGGTGACGCAAGGCGCCGTGGTCAAACGGGGCCAGCAGATCGCCCTGGTCGGGACCACCGGCCGCTCCACCGGTCCGCACCTGCATTTCGAAGTCCGCTATCGCGGCGGCGCCCAGAATCCCAACCGGTTTTTGCAGCAGGCGCTGGCCAACAACGGCCCCTAACACTGACGCCGGAGGGCCTCCGCCCCCCATGGTAAAATCCGCCTCTTTCCCAAACCGGGCGGATACCGCATGATCACCGGCTTTCTCAAGAAAATTTTCGGCAGTCGCAACGACCGCCTGCTGCGTCAATATCGCGCCACCGTCGTCCGCATCAACGAGCTCGAGCCCGCCCTGCAGGCACTCAGCGACGCGCAACTGACCGCCAAGACCGAGGAATTCCGCCAGCGCCACGCCCAGGGCGAGACCCTCGACCAGCTGCTGCCGGAAGCCTTCGCCGTGGTGCGCGAGGCAGGGCGCCGGTCGCTGGGAATGCGCCATTTCGACGTCCAGCTGATCGGCGGCATGGCGCTGCACCACGGCAAGATCGCCGAAATGCGCACCGGCGAGGGCAAGACCCTGGTGGCGACCCTGCCCGCCTATCTGAACGCCATCACCGGCAAGGGCGTCCATGTCATCACGGTCAACGACTACCTGGCCAGCCGCGATGCGGAATGGATGGGGCGGCTGCACCGCTTCCTGGGATTGACCGTGGGCTGCAACCTGTCCCAGATGCCGCATGACGAGAAGCAGCAGGCCTACGCCGCCGACATCACCTACGGCACCAACAACGAGTTCGGCTTCGACTACCTGCGCGACAACATGGTCTATCGGGCGGGCGAACGGGTGCAGCGCGGCCTGGCCTTCGCCATCGTGGACGAGGTGGACTCGATCCTGATCGACGAGGCCCGCACGCCGCTGATCATCTCGGGCCAGGCGGAGGACCACACCGACCTCTACGTGCGCATGAACGCCGTGCCGCCCCTGCTGGAGAAGGGCGAAGCCGGACAGCGCGAAGGCGAGTCGGACAGCGGCGACTACACGGTGGACCTCAAGTCCCACCAGGTGCTGCTGACCGAGGCCGGCCACGAGAAGGCCGAGCGCGTCCTGACCCAACTGGGCCTGCTGGCCGAAGGCAGCAGCCTCTACGAGCCGGCCAACATCCTGCTGATCCACCACCTCTACGCGGCGCTGCGCGCCCACAACCTGTTCCACAAGGACCAGCAGTACGTGGTGCAGAACGGCGAAGTGGTGATCGTCGACGAATTCACCGGGCGCCTGATGGCCGGCCGCCGCTGGTCCGACGGCTTGCACCAGGCGGTGGAGGCCAAGGAGGGCGTGTCGATCCAGTCGGAAAACCAGACCCTGGCGTCGATCACTTTCCAGAACTACTTCCGCATGTACGGCAAGCTGGCCGGCATGACCGGCACCGCCGACACCGAGGCCTACGAATTCCACCAGATCTACGGCCTGGAAACGGTGGTGATCCCCACCAACAGGCCGCCGCAGCGCAAGGATGCCCACGACCAGATCTACCGCACCACCAAGGAGAAATACAAGGCGATCCTGGACGACATCCGCGCCTGCGCCGAGCGCGGCCAGCCGATACTGGTGGGCACCACCTCGATCGAGAACTCCGAGCTGCTCTCCGATCTGCTGACCCGGGAGAAGCTCGCCCACCAGGTGCTGAACGCCAAACAGCACGCCCGCGAGGCCGAGATCGTCGCCCAGGCGGGGAGTCCCGGCGTGATCACCATCGCCACCAACATGGCGGGGCGCGGCACCGACATCGTGCTGGGCGGCAACGTCGAGAAGCAGGTCGATCTGGTGCGCGAGGACCAGACCCTTTCCGCCGAGGCACGGGAGCAGCGCATCGCGGCGCTGCGCGCCGAATGGCAGAAGCTGCACGATCAGGTGGTGGCCGCCGGCGGCCTGCACATCATTGGCTCCGAACGCCACGAGTCGCGCCGCATCGACAACCAGTTGCGCGGCCGCTCCGGCCGCCAGGGCGATCCGGGTTCCTCCCGCTTCTACCTGTCGCTGGAGGACCCGCTGCTGAAGATCTTCGCCGGCGACCGGCTGAACGCCATCATGGTGCGGCTGAAGATGCCCGAAGGAGAAGCCATCGAGCACCCGCTGGTGAGCCGTTCGCTGGAATCGGCCCAACGCAAGGTCGAGCAGCGCAACTTCGACATCCGCAAGCAACTGCTGGAATACGACGACGTCGCCAACGACCAGCGCAAGGTGATCTACCAGCAGCGCAACGAACTGCTGGAGTCCGACAACATTTCGGAAACCATCACCGCGATGCGCCAGGGCCTGCTGCACGACCTGTTCCGCACCTACGTGCCGGCCGAAAGCGTCGAGGAACAATGGGACATCCGCGGCCTGGAAACCGCCCTGGCCGCCGAGCTGATGCTGAAGCTGCCGGTGGCGCAATGGCTCGTCGAAGAACCGCAGCTTTCCGAGGACGATCTGCTGCACCGGATTCTGGACAAGGCCGACGAGGCCTATGCCGAAAAGATCGCGCCGGTGGACAAGGCGGCCTGGCACGGC
It includes:
- the murC gene encoding UDP-N-acetylmuramate--L-alanine ligase, which gives rise to MKHKVRRIHFVGIGGSGMSGIAEVLANQGFQVSGSDLAASAATARLADLGVAIGIGHDPARVTDADAVVVSTAVKEDNPEVVAARERHIPVVPRAQMLAELMRFKQGIAIAGAHGKTTTTSLVASVLAAGALDPTFVIGGRLNSAGANARLGQGEFLVAEADESDASFLFLSPMVSVVTNIDADHMETYGHDFGRLKQTFVDFLHRLPFYGVAVLCIDDPHVREIMPRVSKQIITYGLAPEANVRAENIVAEGGTMRFDCVRENGSTVRFPVVLNLPGVHNVQNALAVIAVATEVGVPDAVIVAALAEFKGVGRRFQRYGEVPLAAGGSFTLIDDYGHHPAEMAATLAAARGAFPGRRIVLAFQPHRYTRTRDCFEDFVKVLSEADALLLTEVYAAGEPPIIAADSRSLARAVRVVGRVEPVFVEDIAALPQAILETARDGDVVMTMGAGSIGAVPGKLSHG
- the murB gene encoding UDP-N-acetylmuramate dehydrogenase, with translation MAELSSAPLRGTFRRDEPMARHVSWRSGGPVAKAYFPADLDDLAVFLRRLRHDEPLLLVGLGSNLLVRDAGFEGTAIFTHGALDELRQEADGSLYVGAGVAAPKLARFAANRNLAGAEFLAGIPGTLGGALAMNAGCHGGETWNHVQRVLMLNRRGRLIERGPEDFAVGYRHVGLKASADEIFAGAWLRFPAGDGAAARARIRALLEARIASQPLQLPNAGSVFRNPPGDHAARLIEAAGLKGHGVGGARVSEKHANFIVNPDGKARASEIEMLIGRIQAEVQRKYAIQLIREVRIVGGERQ
- a CDS encoding D-alanine--D-alanine ligase — protein: MSGVNFGKVAVMFGGDSAEREVSLKSGSAVLKALRTAGVDAHAFDPREKPLSALREEHFQRAFIAMHGRGGEDGSLQGALELMGIPYTGSGVLASALAMDKWRTKLVWQAAGIPVPEYAVLDAASDFAAVERRLGLPLFVKPANEGSSIGISKVKQPGGLKAAYQEAARHDPIVLAERFLAGGEFTVGILGDRALPVIRIVPSGEFYDYEAKYLRDDTEYRIPSGLPPEREQEMQQIALRAFAILGGRGWGRVDLMQDDAGRVYALEVNTSPGMTDHSLVPMAARAAGIGFEQLVLQVLREATLG
- a CDS encoding cell division protein FtsQ/DivIB encodes the protein MAKSSRPSRPARPQKPAADGFWDKPPLMNLVSDLLLLAGIASLAWAGLHAFQRLPLFPLRQVVIQGELQQVTRMQLEYAVKGSVSGNFFTVNLESVRGAFEKLPWVRRAEVRRVWPDALELTIEEQKAVARWRRSDGEYRLVNHLGEVFIAAAEQDLPDFSGPEGSAAQILERYREFSAALTEIGHQARAVHLSPRQAWQLRLDDGLVLELGREEAKHPVKERLERFAANYRETLQLTRSAPGMIDMRYPNGFALRSGHADKAPQT
- the ftsA gene encoding cell division protein FtsA, with translation MSKETKDLIVGLDIGTSKIVAIVAELDAEGRLGLLGTGSQDSDGLKKGMVVNIEATVNSISRAIQEVELMTGCKIKEVYTGIAGSHIKSKDSNGMAVVKDKEVAQYDVARAIEAANATPISADDQILHTLVQEFIVDGQDGVKEPIGMDARRLEVKVHLVTGAVTAVQNIVKCVHRCGLEVVDLVLQPLASGYAVLTDDEKDVGVCLVDIGGGTTDVAIFTQGAIRHTAVIPIAGDQITSDIAIALRTSTQDAEEIKLSYGVALQQLADPEEMLEVPGVGERPSTTLSRQTLAGFIQPRVEEIFQKVHEEVIRSGYERLLRAGIVLTGGSSQMPGMTALGEEIFHNTVKLGMPHYEGNLKDMVRNPRYSTAMGLLLEGQAQRKRGLKARDTRSLRQVLSRMRSWFEKNF
- the ftsZ gene encoding cell division protein FtsZ, with the protein product MFELQEITAELDPNRTVIKVIGVGGAGGNAVEHMIRENVQGVEFICANTDAQALKHSSAGTRLQLGPGLGAGGKPDKAKELAEAERAQIAAALDGAHMAFITAGMGGGTGTGAAPIVAEVAREMGILTVAVVTKPFDFEGKRLRLAEEGLTELAQNVDSLIVVLNEKLMEVLGEDVGMKDAFKAADNVLKNAVGGIAEIINVPGLVNVDFEDVKTVMGEMGKAMMGSAIAAGVDRARIAAEQAVASPLLEGIELSGARGVLVNITANHSLGMKEVKEVMSTIRTYAAEDAEVIFGTVFDDSMEDNLRVTVVATGLGVKAGAGKRQQPILKPVESLAMGLRTGTYDAAGEVMDDAGSAMPQVFHGRARNTSVRDMEASGMDKYDIPAFLRRQAD
- the lpxC gene encoding UDP-3-O-acyl-N-acetylglucosamine deacetylase — translated: MLKQRTLKSLIKTTGVGLHSGAKVALTLRPAAPGTGIVFRRVDLEPVVELRADPFGVGDTRMASCLERDGAKVGTVEHLMSALAGLGIDNVYVDVDAAEIPIMDGSAAPFVFLLQSAGIEEQAAAKKFLRVKRTVEVKEGDKWARLEPYDGFRLSFSIVFSHPAVDQTGTSVTIDFAEDSYIREVARARTFGFTQDVEALREQGLALGGSLGNAIVMDEYRVLNTDGLRYADEFVKHKVLDAVGDLYLAGHPLLAAFSAHKSGHAMNNRLLRALLADAEAWEFVSFEDDARTPARIAHLYPRPA
- a CDS encoding DciA family protein; translated protein: MQRDPPSRRRHAQQLTQYLEADPSLAQFSAHAQKLLKLQCIFERAIPPALARYGRVANLRLGKVVIHAGSGAVAAKIRQLGPRLADVFREAGVQVNEIQIKVQPDPTARTDQRHPVAAALGERTRAGLGGLQARLPADSPLRSALQRFLERAPLSRRRLRESMGSE
- a CDS encoding M23 family metallopeptidase, with translation MHIILVSNRLATAKTITLTPSKLLLAGMLFALLILALSSLFSYLTVRHAANLRLPILQDMLRTVSVEENQRSYEYLRSMAIKLGEMQAQITRLDFLSERLARLTGARLPENKADAAGRGGPLRQATPLSAVDLQRDLEALTQQVELRTDSLSQLEARVFEQRMRQKFLPTSLPVHAQWNASTFGWRIDPFTGSRAMHEGVDFSAEVGTPIMAAAAGVVAMAEYHPEYGNVIEIDHGNDFSTRYAHASKLLVTQGAVVKRGQQIALVGTTGRSTGPHLHFEVRYRGGAQNPNRFLQQALANNGP
- the secA gene encoding preprotein translocase subunit SecA is translated as MITGFLKKIFGSRNDRLLRQYRATVVRINELEPALQALSDAQLTAKTEEFRQRHAQGETLDQLLPEAFAVVREAGRRSLGMRHFDVQLIGGMALHHGKIAEMRTGEGKTLVATLPAYLNAITGKGVHVITVNDYLASRDAEWMGRLHRFLGLTVGCNLSQMPHDEKQQAYAADITYGTNNEFGFDYLRDNMVYRAGERVQRGLAFAIVDEVDSILIDEARTPLIISGQAEDHTDLYVRMNAVPPLLEKGEAGQREGESDSGDYTVDLKSHQVLLTEAGHEKAERVLTQLGLLAEGSSLYEPANILLIHHLYAALRAHNLFHKDQQYVVQNGEVVIVDEFTGRLMAGRRWSDGLHQAVEAKEGVSIQSENQTLASITFQNYFRMYGKLAGMTGTADTEAYEFHQIYGLETVVIPTNRPPQRKDAHDQIYRTTKEKYKAILDDIRACAERGQPILVGTTSIENSELLSDLLTREKLAHQVLNAKQHAREAEIVAQAGSPGVITIATNMAGRGTDIVLGGNVEKQVDLVREDQTLSAEAREQRIAALRAEWQKLHDQVVAAGGLHIIGSERHESRRIDNQLRGRSGRQGDPGSSRFYLSLEDPLLKIFAGDRLNAIMVRLKMPEGEAIEHPLVSRSLESAQRKVEQRNFDIRKQLLEYDDVANDQRKVIYQQRNELLESDNISETITAMRQGLLHDLFRTYVPAESVEEQWDIRGLETALAAELMLKLPVAQWLVEEPQLSEDDLLHRILDKADEAYAEKIAPVDKAAWHGFECSVMLQSLDSHWREHLAALDHLRQGIHLRGYAQKNPKQEYKREAFELFEGLLDSVRTDVTRLLTTVEIRSEEQIEEAEQHQPQLENVQYHHADYDEALGTGEEKPEQPVLATPKVGRNDPCPCGSGKKYKHCHGKLS